Genomic DNA from Burkholderia plantarii:
GAACTGCTCGCGCGGATCCGCGCCGTGAACCGGCGCCACGCCGGCCGCGCCCAGACCACGCTGACGGCCGGCGCGCTGAAGCTCGACCCGGTGCGCCACCAGGTCTGGCTCGCCGACGACGAGGTCGCGCTGTCGCCGAAGGAATTCGTGATGCTGCACGAGCTGATGCTCGACCCCGGCGCGGTGATCTCGCGCGAGCAGTTCGAGGAGCGGCTCTACAGCTGGGGCGAGGAAGTGGAGAGCAACGCGGTGCAGGTCCACATCCACAACCTGCGCAAGAAGCTCGGCCACGTCGCGATCCTGACCGTGCGCGGCGTCGGCTACCGGATCGGGGGCGCGGCGTGAGCCTGCGAGCGCGACTGTCGGCGCGGCGCTTCGTGACCTCGCTGCGCGGCCGGCTGCTGATGTGGCTGCTGCCGGCCGCCTGCGTGGTGGGCATCCTGGCCAGCGCCGGCACCTACTGGGCCGCGGTGCGCGAACTCGATTTCCTGCTCGACGACCAGATCCGCAGCGTGTCGCGGCAGGTGGAGATCAACCAGCATGGCCAGCCCGCGTTCGCGGGCCACGGTGCGCACGCCGCGCAGCCCCGCGAGCTCAACGATGCCGACGACGTGGTATTGCAGATCTGGCGCGGCGGCCGGCTCGAATTCACGACCGATCCGGGCATCGTGCTGCCGCCGCCCGGCGCGCCGGGCCTCGCCAAGCTCGACGCCGACGGCCAGAGCTGGCATACCTATGTGCGCGAGAGCGCCGGCACCACGATTCGCGTCGCGCAGCCGCGCACCGCGCGCTGGGACGCGCTCGCGCACATCGCGATCCACCTGCTGTGGCCGGTGCTGTCGCTGCTGCCGCTGCTCGCGATCGGGCTCTGGTTCGGCATCGGCCACGGCCTGCGGCCGCTGCGGATCATCACCTCGGGGCTGCGCCAGCGCCATGCCACGCGGCTCGATCCGCTCGACACCCAGGCCCTGCCCGACGAGGTCGAGCCGCTCGCGAGCGGCATCAACGACCTGCTCGCGCGGCTCGACGAATCGTTCACGCTGCAGCGCCACTTCATCGCCGATGCCGCGCACGAGCTGCGCACGCCGATCATGGGGCTGTCGATCCAGGCGCAGCTGCTCGGCCGCGCCGCCAACGACGCCGAGCGCGTGCGGATCGCCGCGCAGATCCAGGCCGGGGCCACGCGGCTCGGCCATCTCGCCGAGCAGCTGCTGACGCTCGCGCGGCTCGAACCCGATTCGCAGACGGCCGCGCTCGCGCCCGTCGATCTCGCCGCGCTGGCGCGCTCGGTGGTGGGCGATCGCGCGCGCGTGGCCGACGCGCGCCAGGTGGACCTCGGCGCCGTGGGCGGCGGCGCGCTGGTGGTGCCGGGCAATCCCGACACGCTGCGCGTGCTCGTCAACAACCTCGTCGACAACGCGATCCGCTACGCGGGCGCCGGCGCGAGCGTGGATGTGCGCACCGGGCGCGGCGTCGACGGCGTGCCGGTGATCGAGGTCCGCGATACCGGTCCCGGGATTCCGGCCAGCGACCGCGCGCGGGTGTTCGAGCGCTTCTATCGCGGCAGCGGCGCGCAGGGCGTGGCCGAATCGGGCAGCGGGCTCGGGCTGTCGATCGTCAAGCGGATCGCCGAGCAGCATCACGCCAACGTGGTGCTTGGCGACGGGCCGAGCGGGCGCGGGCTGTCGGTGGCGGTGCGGTTCGAGCGCGAGGCGGACGCGATGGTTTGAGCGGTGCCGTGTGCTGCGCCGCACGGTGAAAACTTTCCGAACGCGACGAGCGACTCGAACACCGGAACCGATGCTTCGAACGCTCGAACGCCTCGAACGGCCGGCACGCCACGGCATGCGTGCCCCGGACCGAGGTCCGACGCATCGGGCATCACGCGCAACCTGACGCGCCACGCCGCACCGCCCTCCAAAACGACACAGGCCGCGCTGGCATGGGCGGATCCTTGATTCGCCCATGCCAGCGCGGCCTGCCGCCTTGCCGGCGCGCGACCCTCGCCGCGCCGGCCAACCATCATCATCGCCTCAACGCCCGGGCGCCTTGCGCAGCGTCACGCGCGTGATGTCCTTCACGATCACGAGGTAGCAGAGCACCGTCACCAGCGCGTTGAGCCCGACGAACAGCAGCGCGCCGTTGAACGAGCCGCTCGCGCCCACCAGGTAGCCGATCACGATCGGCGTGACGATCCCGGCCGCGTTGCCGAACATGTTGAAGAGGCTTCCCGACAGGCCGATCGCTTCCTTCGGCGCCGTGTCGGCCACCACCGCCCAGCCGAGCGAGCCGATGCCCTTGCCGAAGAACGACAGCGCCATCAGCGCGATCACGAGCGCGGCGCTGTCCACGTAGTTGCAGCCGATGATCGCCATCGACAGCAGCATGCCGCCGATGATCGGGATCTTGCGCGCCCGCGTCAGCGACACGCCGCGCCGGATCATGCCATCCGACAGCATGCCGCCCAGCACCCCGCCCAGGAAGCCGCAGATGGCCGGCAGCGAGGCCAGCACGCCGGCCTTCAGGATCGACATGCCGCGCGCCTGCACCAGGTAGATCGGGAACCAGGTCAGGAAGAAGTAGGTGAGCACGTTGATGCAGTACTGGCCGAGGTAGACGCCGATCAGCATCCGGTTGCCGAGCAGCTGGCGCACGTAGAACCAGCCCGCGAGCCGCTCGGGCGCGCCGCCGGCGGGCGTCGCGCCGCTCGTCTCGATCACGCCGCCGCCCTGCTCGATGTGCTCGCGCTCGGCCTGGTTCACGCCCGGGTGGTCGGCCGGGCTGCGCACCACGCGCATCCACAGCAGCGCGAGCGCCATGCCGGCCAGGCCGAGCCACAGATACACCTGATGCCAGCTGAACGCGTGCGTGAGCCAGGCCATCAGCGGCGTGAACAGCACGGCCGCGAAGTACTGCGCCGCGTTGAAGATCGCCGACGCGGTGCCGCGCTCGCTGGTCGGGAACCAGCTCGCCACCACCTTGGCGTTGGCCGGGAACGCCGGCGCCTCGGCGATCCCCACCGCGAAGCGCAGCACGAACAGCGCGGCCACCGCCAGCGTGGCGCTGCCGGCGAAGCCGATCGTGCTCTGCAGCAGCGTGAACAGCGACCAGAGGAAGATGCTGCCCGCATACACGCGGCGCGCGCCGAAGCGGTCGAGCAGCCAGCCGCTCGGCAGCTGCGCGAGCACGTAGGCCCAGCTGAACGACGAGAAGATGTAGCCCATCTGCACCGCGTCGATGCCGAACTCCTTGCGCATCGAGGTGCCGGTGATCGACAGCGTCGCGCGATCCGCGTAGTTCAGCGTCGTCACGACGAAGATCATCAGCAGGATCCAGTAGCGGACGGCGGTCCGTTTGACCGTGGTGGCCGGATTGGCGGTGCGGGTCGCTTCCATGAAGTGTCCTGGCGAGAGCGCGAGAAGAATCTGTTTATTGGTCTGGGTACGACGGATCCGGCTGTTGACTGATATGTCGTCGTACAACTTGGGAGTGTAGGACCATGGTCGCGAGGCGCCTAGCAGGGTTTTCCCTCTGCCCGATCCTTCGCAATAATCCCTTTTCACTCAATGAAATGATCGGAGTGGACCGTGCTCCGGTCGTGGCGATTCTTCTAGTCAGTCATCGTATCTGTTGGGCTACAATGCGCGACACGAATCTTTTTCGACTGACGGAGCATAGCGATGCAATTGACAGGTGAGATGCTGATCGGCGCCGAAGCGGTGAAGGGCGCGGCCGGCACGATGCATGCGTTCGACCCGACGCGCGGCGAAACCATTGCCGAGCCGGCCTTCGGCATCGGTACCGAGGCTGAAGTCGAGCGTGCCTGCGCGCTCGCGCAGCAGGCGTTCGACGCGTACCGCGCCGAGCCGCTCGAGCGCCGCGCGGCGTTCCTGGAGGCGATCGCCGACGAGATCCTCGAACTCGGCGACGCGCTGATCGAGCGCGCGCAGGCCGAGACGGGCCTGCCCGCCGCGCGCCTGCAGGGCGAGCGCGGCCGCACGGTCGGCCAGCTGCGGATGTTCGCGCGCGTGGTGCGCGACGGCTATTTCCTGCGCGCCTCGGTGGACCCGGCGATGCCGGAGCGCACCCCGCTGCCGCGCGCCGACCTGCGCCTGCAGAAGGTGCCGCTCGGCCCGGTGGCCGTGTTCGGCGCCAGCAACTTCCCGCTCGCGTTCTCGGTGGCGGGCGGCGACACGGCCTCCGCGCTGGCGGCCGGCTGCCCGGTGATCGTCAAGGCGCACGAAGCCCACCTCGGCACCTCCGAGCTGGTCGGTCGCGCGATCCAGCGCGCCGTGGCGCGCAGCAACATGCCGGCCGGCGTGTTCTCGCTGCTGATGGGCCCGGGCCGCGTGATCGGCGCCGCGCTCGTCAAGCATCCGGAGATCAAGGCGGTCGGCTTCACCGGCTCGCGCCAGGGCGGCCTCGCGCTCGTCAACCTCGCGAACGCGCGCCCCGAGCCGATTCCCGTCTACGCGGAAATGAGCAGCATCAACCCGTTCGTGATGTTCCCGGCCGCGCTCGCGGCGCGCGGCGAGACGATCGCGCAGGGCTTCATCGATTCGCTGACGATGGGCGTGGGCCAGTTCTGCACCAACCCGGGCCTCGTGATCGCCGTGGACGGCCCCGAACTCGACGCGTTCTCGCAGG
This window encodes:
- a CDS encoding response regulator, which codes for MRVLLVEDDPLIGSGLDEGLRHEGFAVDWVRDGDAATLALRTTPYGLLLLDLGLPGQDGLSLLASLRRRDDALPAIVITARDAVTDRVAGLDAGADDYLVKPFVLEELLARIRAVNRRHAGRAQTTLTAGALKLDPVRHQVWLADDEVALSPKEFVMLHELMLDPGAVISREQFEERLYSWGEEVESNAVQVHIHNLRKKLGHVAILTVRGVGYRIGGAA
- a CDS encoding ATP-binding protein, giving the protein MWLLPAACVVGILASAGTYWAAVRELDFLLDDQIRSVSRQVEINQHGQPAFAGHGAHAAQPRELNDADDVVLQIWRGGRLEFTTDPGIVLPPPGAPGLAKLDADGQSWHTYVRESAGTTIRVAQPRTARWDALAHIAIHLLWPVLSLLPLLAIGLWFGIGHGLRPLRIITSGLRQRHATRLDPLDTQALPDEVEPLASGINDLLARLDESFTLQRHFIADAAHELRTPIMGLSIQAQLLGRAANDAERVRIAAQIQAGATRLGHLAEQLLTLARLEPDSQTAALAPVDLAALARSVVGDRARVADARQVDLGAVGGGALVVPGNPDTLRVLVNNLVDNAIRYAGAGASVDVRTGRGVDGVPVIEVRDTGPGIPASDRARVFERFYRGSGAQGVAESGSGLGLSIVKRIAEQHHANVVLGDGPSGRGLSVAVRFEREADAMV
- a CDS encoding MFS transporter, whose translation is MEATRTANPATTVKRTAVRYWILLMIFVVTTLNYADRATLSITGTSMRKEFGIDAVQMGYIFSSFSWAYVLAQLPSGWLLDRFGARRVYAGSIFLWSLFTLLQSTIGFAGSATLAVAALFVLRFAVGIAEAPAFPANAKVVASWFPTSERGTASAIFNAAQYFAAVLFTPLMAWLTHAFSWHQVYLWLGLAGMALALLWMRVVRSPADHPGVNQAEREHIEQGGGVIETSGATPAGGAPERLAGWFYVRQLLGNRMLIGVYLGQYCINVLTYFFLTWFPIYLVQARGMSILKAGVLASLPAICGFLGGVLGGMLSDGMIRRGVSLTRARKIPIIGGMLLSMAIIGCNYVDSAALVIALMALSFFGKGIGSLGWAVVADTAPKEAIGLSGSLFNMFGNAAGIVTPIVIGYLVGASGSFNGALLFVGLNALVTVLCYLVIVKDITRVTLRKAPGR
- a CDS encoding aldehyde dehydrogenase (NADP(+)) encodes the protein MQLTGEMLIGAEAVKGAAGTMHAFDPTRGETIAEPAFGIGTEAEVERACALAQQAFDAYRAEPLERRAAFLEAIADEILELGDALIERAQAETGLPAARLQGERGRTVGQLRMFARVVRDGYFLRASVDPAMPERTPLPRADLRLQKVPLGPVAVFGASNFPLAFSVAGGDTASALAAGCPVIVKAHEAHLGTSELVGRAIQRAVARSNMPAGVFSLLMGPGRVIGAALVKHPEIKAVGFTGSRQGGLALVNLANARPEPIPVYAEMSSINPFVMFPAALAARGETIAQGFIDSLTMGVGQFCTNPGLVIAVDGPELDAFSQAAAAALGGKPAGTMLTRGIADAYRSGRAKLQEAAGVRQLGTGGAGEGGCALSGALFDVDAQTFLREHALRDEVFGPASLIVRCRDFDEVATVLEALEGQLTATLQIDDADVEAARKLLPILERKAGRLLVNGFPTGVEVCDAMVHGGPFPATSNAMTTSVGATAIDRFLRPVCYQDFPESLLPESLRESNPLGIARLRNGRSE